The genomic interval CGCCCGCCGTGCCGACGCGGACGAGATAATCCCGCACCGGCTCGCCCGCATCGGACAACACGAGCGAGGACGGCCCGAGCATCGCCCGCAAGAACACTTGGAGGCCGCCGTAGCGGCGGATGTCGTAGAAGGTGCTCCACACCGTGCCGGGCTCCGGCGCCGCGGCTGTGTTGATGCCGCCGGCGAGGCCTTCGAGGGTATGGGCGACGAGCTTCGGCGCGCCGGTGGTGCCGGAGGTGGCCAGGGCCCACTCCGTCTCGCGCGGCGTCTCCGCGCGGGCGCGGCAGGCGTGGTCCACTTCGATGCGGGGCAGGCCCGGCAGCGCGTCGGGGGTAAGACCCTCGGCATCGGTGACGCAGATTTCCGCCTCCGAATCCGATGCGATCCGGGCGATGTGCTCCGGCGCGAGCTTCGGGGGGACGAGGGCGAGCCGGGCCGCGAGGCCGTCGAGCGCGATCATGGCACGCGCCGCCGCCATCTGCCCGCCGACGGCGAGCAGCACCCGGCGGCCGGCCAGCGCCGCGGTCGCGCCGGCGTCGCGCTCGCCGGAGACGATCCCGGCGAGATCTTTTTTGCTGCGGTGGTCGGACAGGAACAGGCCCTCGAGTCCGCCCGCCGCCAGAAGTCTCTCGCGCAGGATCATCGGGGTCAGGCCGCCTGCCGGGCCGCGGCGCGGTCGTAGAGGGCGACGAGGTCGCCGACCGTCACCGGCAGGTCGGAGGCATCCATCTCGCCGAACGGGTCGGCGCCGGTGAGATCCTCCATCCGCGCGACGAGGAGCGCGAAACAGAGCGAGTCGAACTCGGTGTCGAGCATCACGAGGTCGTCGGTGATCGGCGGCATCGCCTTCTCCTGCTCGGCCGCGATGGCGGCAATCTCGGCGAAGACGGTCTCACGCAGGGACATGGGGGCTCTCCTCAAGGATGGGTTGGGCAACGGGTGGGGTAGGGCGCGCCGCGGAGGCACGCGCCGAAGTCGCGGGCGATCTCGGACAGGATCGGCCGGCCGCGCGGCACCAGCCGCCCGAGGCCGTAGAAGAAATGGATCATGCCGGCGTGGGACGTGTGGACGGCTTCGACGCCCGCCCGCTCCAGGCGCGCGGCATAGGCCGCGCCCTCGTCGCGGACGGGGTCGTATTCCGCCGTGTGGATGCGGGCCGGCGGCAGGCCGGTCAGATCCGCCTCGCGCAGGGGCGAGAGCCGGGGCGACGGCGCGGCGGCGGCGGGGCCGCAGGCCTCGAGGTCGCGCCGGATCGTCGCCTCGTCGAGGAAGTAGCCGCGGGCGAAATCGCGGCGCGAGGGGTCGCTGCCGTGCACGTCGAGCACCGGGCAGATCAGGAGCTGCGCCCGGATCGGGCCGCCGCGCCGCTCCTGGCAGACCCGTGCCGCGAGCCCGGCCCCGGCGGAATCGCCGCCGATCCCGAGCCGGGCCGGGTCGATCCCGAGCGTATCCGCCTGTGTGGCGACCCCATCCATCGCCGCCAGCGCGTCGTCGAGGGCGGCCGGGAACGGGTGTTCTGGCGCAAGCCGGTAGTCGACCGAGACGACGCGCAGGGCGCCGGCCTTGGCCAGCACCCGGCAGATCCCGTCATGGGTGTCGAGGCCGCCGGTCACGAGGCCGCCGCCGTGCAGATAGACGACGCCGGG from Methylobacterium sp. AMS5 carries:
- a CDS encoding alpha/beta hydrolase → MPLDPHVSRFLDMMALGSADGITLDARREGMRGLARLAGLSAEGVATRDLVLPGPAGPLSARLYAPEGSEGGPGVVYLHGGGLVTGGLDTHDGICRVLAKAGALRVVSVDYRLAPEHPFPAALDDALAAMDGVATQADTLGIDPARLGIGGDSAGAGLAARVCQERRGGPIRAQLLICPVLDVHGSDPSRRDFARGYFLDEATIRRDLEACGPAAAAPSPRLSPLREADLTGLPPARIHTAEYDPVRDEGAAYAARLERAGVEAVHTSHAGMIHFFYGLGRLVPRGRPILSEIARDFGACLRGAPYPTRCPTHP